Within Cucumis melo cultivar AY chromosome 4, USDA_Cmelo_AY_1.0, whole genome shotgun sequence, the genomic segment AATTATATAAAAGAACTTTTTTCcctatttcaaattcttttcataGGATTTTTTTATCATGCAAAAGTTTAGTCTTTTCTTTGTAAATCCTAGAATTTTCATATGCTTCTAATCTCAATTCTTCTAATTCTAGCAAATTTAGGAATCTTTTCTCACCGGCTTCTAAGAGAGATAAATTGCATTGTCTATTGCCCAATATGCTTTATGTTCTATTTCTACAGGGAGATGACAAGGCTTACAGTACACAAGCTTGAACGGAGATGTGTCAATTAGAGTTTTATAGGCCGTTCGGTATACCTAAAGTGCATCATTGATGCGGAGGCTCCAATCCTTCCTTTTTGTGTTGACGGGTTTTCTCTAGGATATTTTTTATCTCTCGATTAGAAGTTTTGGCCTGTTCGTTCGTTTGAGGATGGTATGGTGTGAAAATACGGTGTTGAACACCATATTTTCTCATGAAGGGTTCAACGGTTCGATTGCAAAAGTGTGTTCCTTGATCTCTAATGATTGCCCTTGGGAtgccaaatctaaaaaatatgTTAGAAACTAGAAATCTTGAGACAACAGAAGAATCATTAGTCCTAGTGGGGATTGCTTCAACCCACTTCGATACATAATCAACGGCTAATAAAATGTAAAGATATtcaaaagaagaaggaaagggaCCCATAAAATCCATTTCTCAAATATCAAAAACTTCACAAGTAATAACGGGGTGAAGGGACATTTCATTTCTCCTAGATAGAGATCCGGTTCTTTGACAGTTTGCACATGatttacaaaatgaaaaagaatctACAAATAATATTTTCCAAAAGAATCCACTATCTAAAATTTTCCTAGCCGTTCTTTTAGGACTAAAGTGACCTCTGCATGCATGATCatgacaaaatgataaaattgattCATGTTCATGCTCGGGAACACATTTCCTAATGATTTGGTCAGAACAATATTTTCAAAGGCATGGTAGTTTCCAAAAATAGTTTTCAGCGTCACTACGTAATTTggctttttgtgaaaaagaaaagtattaAGGAAAGTTACCCTTGACTAAGTAGTTTACAATATCGGCATACCATGGTGCTTGATGATTTGTTTGAAAGAGATGTTCATCAGGGAAGTCTTCTCGAATTGGCATACTTTCTTGCTTTTGTACAATTCGACTAAGATGGTCGGCTACAAAATTGTTGGCTCCTTTTCTATCCTTGATGGTTAGGTTAAATTCTTGCAAAAGTAAAACCCATCGAACAAGCCTtggttttgattctttttttgaTATAAGGTACCTAACTGCTGCATGATCAGTGTAAACAATTACTGGGGAGCCAATAATGTAGCTTCTAAACTTATCTAAAGCAAAAACGATAGCAAGAAATTCTTTTTCAGTTGTGGTGTAGTTAAATAGTGCTTGGTTAAGGGTCCTAAATGCATAGTATATAGCATGCAATTTTTTATCTATCCTTTGTCCTAAACCAGCTCCTAATGCTAAGTTGCTTGCATTACACATTATTTCGGAAGGTAAATTCCAATTAGGAGATTGAAGGATAGGGGTAGAGACTAACCTTTGTTTGAGATCATCAAATGCCTTCTTACAATTGTCATCAATCAGAAATGGTACATCTTTTTGCAAGAGATTAGTTAGAGGCAAagcaattttagaaaaatattttataaaccGTCTATAAAAGCCGACACTACCAAGGAAGAATCTAACATCTTTTAAACATGTTGGATATGGCAATTTTTGTATAACGTCAATTTTTGCTTTATCTACCTCTATTCCTTTTGAAGACACTAAGTGTCCTAAAATTATACCATGAGACACCATGAAATGACACTTTTCATAATTCAAGACAAGGTTAGTTTCTATGCAtctatttagaattaattcTATACTGGATAAACATGCATCGAAACTATCACCATAAACTGTGAGATCATCCATGAAAACTTCAAGGCATTTTTCAATAAAGTCGAAAAATATGCTCATCATGCAACGTTGGAATGTGCCCGGTGCATTACAAAGACCAAATGGCATACGCCAAATGCATAAGTTCCATAATTACAAGTAAAAGTTGTTTTCTTTTGGTGTTCACATGCTATAGGAATTTGGTAAAAATTGGAAAATCCAtctaagaaacaaaaatatgatCTACTCGCTAAGCGTTCTATCATTTGATCAAGAAAAGGTAAGGGGAAATGATCCTTTTTTGTTACTTCATTGAGTTTCCGGTAATCTATGCACATTCTCCAACCATTTTGCATTCGCATTGGAACCATCTCACCTTTTTCCTTCTTTACAACGGTCATCCCGATCTTCTTTGGGACCACATGAATTAGACTTTTCCATGTACTATCCAGAACGAGGTAGATAATTCTGGCATCTTTTAGCTTTAGTACCTCTTTCATGACAACTTCCTTCAATGTTGGGTTAAGCCTTCTTTATGGTTGGATTTTGTCTTTTGCTCCCTCCTCCAAGATAATATGGTGCATGCAAAAAGTGGGAGATATGCCCTTGATGTCGTCAAGAGTCCAACCAATGacttgctttttttttcttcaaaacttcgataagtctttcttcttgtttttggtTTAGTTCCCTTGAGATGATTATTGGAAATGTATTCTTTTTTCCTAAGAATATGTATTTCAAGTGTGGTGGGACAGTTTTGAGCTCAATCTCTAGTTTCtgtggagaaaagaaaagattatcACAATTAATTTTTTCTAAAGCATAGCCAACATTGGGTTCTAACAATTCTCTATTTTCAACCATTTCTTGTTCAAAAAATTCATCATGTATAGACAATTCATCAACTTCATCATGCAATTCGAATGAACATAAAGACAAGCATTCATACAGATATCTCATGGATTCAAAAATATTGAATGTGACAATGTCTCCATCAAACTCTACACTCAAGGAACCTTTATCAACATTTATAATGGCTTTTGCAGTTTTAAGAAAAGGTCTTCCTAATAAAATAGAGTGAGATGGTTTTAGGCATGCTTcattcatttctaatatgtaAAAATCTGTCGGAAAAAttagtttgtcaattttcacAAGGACATCTTCAACTATTCCTAATGGtgaaataaaagatttattCGCTAGTTGTATGCATACACTAGTTTTTTGGAAATTATTGAGTTCTAGATCTTTAAAGACGTTGTATGGCATGACATTTATGGATGCTCCTAAGTCAAGCATTGCATGATAAATTAGCCTATTTCCTATTACGCAAGGTAGAGAAAACATACCGGGGTCATTGCATTTTTTCGAAATATTACTCTTTAGAAGAGCCGAAACATTTTGACTTACCATtgctctttcttttgttttcctcTTGTTGGTACACAACTCCTTTAGAAACTTTGCATACCTCAGGACTTGTTGGATTACATCGAGAAGGGGCAAGTTGATTTGCACCTTTCTAAACATCTCCAAGAGCACTTCCTCCTTGGgtgtttccttcttttttggTGCCAACCTAGAGGGAAAAAGAGGTTTAGGTATGTAAGGAGTAAAATCATTAAGAGGAGATTTATCATTTTTAGAATTAGATGGTGAGGGGTTTGTTTCAACCTTTTCTTCCTTGGACTCATTCTTACTATTAAGAGGTAAGGGTTTGGAAGTTACCTTTTTCTCTTTGGTGGTGGAGGTGTCAAGAGTCTTACCACTCCTTAGTGAAATGGCACTTACATTAGCATGGTCCAGTTGAGCCGGAAGTTTTCCTTTCCCATCCATCTTGCTTATGGCGGTAGTAAGTTGAGTCATTTGTTGTTTCATCTCTTGTTGAAAAGAAAGAGTGTTAGTTGCCAAAGCTTTGATAATATCTTCAAGATTCGTACCTTGGTTTGAAGAGGTGGGTGGTGCTTGTGTATGCTTTTGGTTGTCATTCCCCCATCTTAAGTTTTGGTTGTCTCTCCACCCCAAATTGTATGTATTACCGTGGGGGTCATATTTTCGAACAATGTTTACATCCTCGATCACCTCGGGACATTTGTCATTTGGATGACCAACCAAGCCACAAACTCCACACATGGTTACTTTAAGAGGAGTACGTTGTACAAAAGAAGTAAGAAGAGTAGTCATATTTAACATTTGTGATTTTAATTCACTTACCTCTTTTGTTAGAGAATTGTCAAGCTCCGATGCTCTATTCCCAAAGCTTTGAGAATTTTCCGCCATTCTTGAAATGAGCTTCCGTGCTTCGATGGGGATCTTGTCGGTTAGAGCTCCTCCCGCCGGGACATCTATAGTATTCCTACCAGAAGACAAAAGATCGGAgtaaaaatattgaattaaagaaGGATCAGAAATTTGATGGTGAGGAAAGCTAGCACAAAACTCTTTTAATCTTT encodes:
- the LOC127148816 gene encoding uncharacterized protein LOC127148816, with product MDVAKRWLYYLEPGSVTTWGSLKKKFLEKFFPASRANNIRKETYGIRQDFGESLSKYWERLKEFCASFPHHQISDPSLIQYFYSDLLSSGRNTIDVPAGGALTDKIPIEARKLISRMAENSQSFGNRASELDNSLTKEVSELKSQMLNMTTLLTSFVQRTPLKVTMCGVCGLVGHPNDKCPEVIEDVNIVRKYDPHGNTYNLGWRDNQNLRWGNDNQKHTQAPPTSSNQGTNLEDIIKALATNTLSFQQEMKQQMTQLTTAISKMDGKGKLPAQLDHANVSAISLRSGKTLDTSTTKEKKVTSKPLPLNSKNESKEEKVETNPSPSNSKNDKSPLNDFTPYIPKPLFPSRLAPKKKETPKEEVLLEMFRKVQINLPLLDVIQQVLRRIGKMIILNEVVESVHAESSWIFSTGFLFPSSYIEISSNEPTIGMSGGDVVELNPEGICLCSFCWAIDCCESPKRDVLVVEVCR